One Aquarana catesbeiana isolate 2022-GZ linkage group LG04, ASM4218655v1, whole genome shotgun sequence genomic region harbors:
- the FLRT3 gene encoding leucine-rich repeat transmembrane protein FLRT3: MTMNAEAWNFLVAWTQMLLLLRLAPQYVSAKPCPSVCRCDGGFIYCNDRDLTSIPSGIPEDATTLYLQNNQINNAGIPSDLRGLDKVERIYLYRNSLDEFPINLPKNVKELHLQENNIRTITYDALSQIPAIEELHLDDNSVSAVSIEDGAFRDNIYLRLLFLSRNHLSTIPWGLPRTIEELRLDDNRISTIAEISLQDLTNLKRLVLDGNLLTNSGLGERVFMNLVNLTELSLVRNSLQSPPANLPGTNLRKLYLQENHMNYVPPNAFADLTQLYRLDMSSNNLTSLPQGIFDDLDNLTQLFLRNNPWYCGCKMKWVRDWLQSLPSKVNVRGLMCQAPEPVRGMTIKDLNKELFDCKVRFDKNIIHITTTTMLNTLVGQRPVSVTKQPEIRPPDLNKIYRTTPIPVRKIITINVKAVTIETIHISWKIALPMKSLRLSWQLGHSPVFGSITETIVTGDRTEYLLTALEPESPYRICMVPMETGNFFLLDETPVCIETETAPLKMYNPTTTLNREQEKEPYKNSNLPLAAIIGGAVALVAITLLALVCWYVHRNGSLFSRNCAYSKGRRRKDDYAEAGTKKDNSILEIRETSFQMIPINSDPMTKEEFILHTIFPSNGVTLYKTSHSESSSNRSYRDSGIPDSDHSHS; the protein is encoded by the coding sequence ATGACCATGAATGCAGAAGCGTGGAACTTTCTTGTTGCCTGGACTCAGATGTTACTATTACTTCGACTGGCTCCACAGTACGTCAGTGCCAAACCTTGCCCTTCAGTATGTCGCTGTGATGGAGGTTTCATTTATTGCAATGATAGGGATTTGACATCTATTCCTTCGGGGATACCAGAGGATGCTACAACTCTCTACCTTCAAAATAATCAGATCAACAATGCTGGGATACCTTCTGATCTGAGAGGCCTCGACAAAGTGGAAAGGATCTACCTGTACCGGAACAGTTTAGATGAATTTCCAATTAATCTCCCAAAAAATGTTAAAGAACTGCACCTGCAGGAAAATAATATAAGGACTATAACCTATGATGCACTTTCTCAGATTCCTGCAATTGAGGAGCTACATCTAGATGATAATTCTGTGTCTGCAGTTAGTATTGAGGATGGAGCATTTCGAGACAACATTTATCTTCGTCTTCTGTTCCTTTCCCGAAATCACTTAAGCACAATACCTTGGGGTCTGCCTCGAACAATTGAAGAGTTACGTTTGGATGATAATCGAATTTCCACTATTGCAGAGATCTCTTTGCAGGACCTCACAAATCTAAAACGTCTTGTTTTGGATGGAAATCTCTTAACCAATAGTGGCCTTGGGGAAAGGGTCTTTATGAACTTGGTCAATCTGACAGAGCTGTCATTGGTTCGAAATTCTCTACAATCTCCCCCTGCAAATCTGCCAGGTACAAATTTGAGAAAGCTTTACCTTCAAGAGAATCATATGAATTATGTGCCACCCAATGCTTTTGCTGACCTTACCCAACTTTATCGACTTGACATGTCGAGCAACAATCTGACATCTTTACCTCAGGGTATTTTTGATGACTTGGATAATTTGACCCAATTATTCCTACGCAACAATCCTTGGTATTGTGGTTGCAAAATGAAATGGGTACGTGACTGGCTTCAGTCTTTGCCTTCCAAAGTTAATGTTCGTGGGCTGATGTGCCAAGCACCGGAGCCTGTTAGGGGAATGACCATTAAAGACCTTAACAAAGAATTATTTGATTGTAAAGTCAGATTTGATAAAAATATTATACATATAACAACGACAACTATGCTAAACACTTTGGTGGGTCAGAGGCCAGTATCTGTGACCAAACAGCCGGAGATCAGGCCGCCTGATCTCAATAAAATCTACAGAACCACGCCAATACCAGTGAGGAAAATAATCACGATCAACGTAAAAGCTGTCACCATCGAGACCATCCACATTTCCTGGAAAATTGCTTTACCAATGAAGTCACTAAGACTTAGCTGGCAGTTGGGACACAGCCCAGTGTTTGGATCTATTACTGAAACAATTGTGACAGGTGACAGAACTGAATATTTGCTCACAGCACTTGAGCCAGAGTCACCATACCGCATATGTATGGTTCCCATGGAAACCGGAAACTTCTTTTTATTGGATGAAACACCTGTTTGTATTGAAACCGAGACTGCTCCACTTAAAATGTATAACCCCACCACAACGTTAAATAGAGAGCAGGAGAAGGAGCCTTATAAAAACTCCAATTTGCCTCTAGCAGCCATCATAGGTGGAGCAGTGGCTCTAGTGGCAATCACACTCCTAGCTTTGGTTTGTTGGTACGTCCATCGGAACGGATCCTTGTTTTCCAGGAACTGTGCTTACAGCAAGGGCCGGAGAAGAAAAGATGATTATGCAGAGGCGGGGACTAAGAAAGACAATTCCATTTTAGAAATTAGGGAGACCTCTTTTCAGATGATACCAATAAATAGCGATCCAATGACCAAGGAGGAGTTTATATTACACACTATATTTCCATCCAATGGAGTAACCTTGTACAAAACCAGTCACAGTGAAAGCAGCAGTAACAGAAGCTACAGAGACAGTGGTATTCCAGATTCTGACCATTCACATTCATGA